A single genomic interval of Granulicella tundricola MP5ACTX9 harbors:
- the thiL gene encoding thiamine-phosphate kinase → MPPPSELNIIDRIRRLAGPTTSRTLRLGIGDDCAILTPPPGHEILVTTDFSLENRHFRRDWHTPQSAGHRTLARGLSDLAAMGATPLAAFLSIALPVDYDPKWLDGYLKGLLALAKAHKVPLAGGDTAQAPGPHILADIVLLGHAPRGRSLRRSTARPGDKIYVTGPLGGSAAQLANLDFSSGPQTFPQPRLNLGQTLLRRKLATACIDLSDGLSTDLTHLCKASGVGAAIHSELIPIHPTATLTQALHGGEDYELLFTSAQKIPQSLATQIGEITDRKILLDNKTLKPQGWQHFTNN, encoded by the coding sequence ATGCCACCTCCCTCAGAACTCAACATCATCGACCGCATCCGCCGTCTAGCCGGCCCCACCACCTCTCGCACCCTGCGTCTCGGCATCGGCGACGACTGCGCCATCCTCACCCCGCCCCCCGGTCACGAGATCCTCGTCACCACGGATTTTTCGCTTGAAAATCGCCACTTCCGCCGCGACTGGCACACCCCCCAATCCGCCGGCCACCGGACCCTCGCCCGCGGCCTGTCCGACCTCGCGGCCATGGGTGCCACTCCCCTGGCTGCGTTCCTCTCCATAGCCCTCCCCGTGGACTACGACCCCAAGTGGCTCGATGGCTATCTCAAAGGCCTCCTTGCCCTCGCCAAAGCCCACAAAGTCCCCCTCGCCGGCGGCGACACCGCCCAGGCTCCCGGCCCTCACATCCTCGCCGACATCGTCCTTCTGGGCCACGCCCCCCGGGGCCGCTCCCTGCGCCGCAGCACCGCCCGCCCCGGCGACAAGATCTACGTCACCGGCCCCCTGGGTGGCTCCGCAGCCCAGCTAGCCAATCTTGACTTTTCATCAGGTCCCCAAACCTTCCCTCAACCCCGCCTCAATCTCGGCCAGACCCTACTCCGCCGCAAGCTAGCCACCGCCTGCATCGACCTATCCGACGGCCTCTCCACCGATCTCACCCATCTCTGCAAAGCCTCCGGCGTCGGCGCAGCCATTCACTCCGAACTTATCCCCATCCACCCCACAGCCACCCTCACCCAAGCCCTCCACGGCGGCGAGGACTACGAACTCCTGTTCACCTCTGCCCAAAAAATCCCCCAAAGCCTAGCCACTCAAATTGGCGAAATCACTGACAGAAAAATCCTCCTCGACAACAAAACCCTAAAACCCCAGGGCTGGCAGCACTTCACGAACAACTAA
- a CDS encoding M23 family metallopeptidase encodes MSSKKRFYILFVSRDEDGTIQKVPVPLRYAYVFVAAAAIGMFTITGMAGSYSRMLIKTARFNQLRHDQDTLRKDYASLEIQAKQKDVQAASLGALATEISSLYGMTANKLTAVRGGGGKIKDVAAKAPAPGTAPLKDAPAAMTYDAYYKSLDSFYALRTNAMSGDTARFLTGPSDVGRIRNPLMPGHDLFEGNALTAAAFAPTLWPVTGPITSSFGEREDPILGNGDGEFHPGLDISGPLGTPIHVTADGVVTSVDWVNGYGRLVEVDHGHGVRTRYGHMSGFAVTAGQTVSRGDVIGYIGHTGRTTGNHVHYEVRINGTAVNPHKYLRMTLAEFGSGTPAGL; translated from the coding sequence TTGAGTTCAAAGAAGCGCTTCTACATCCTGTTTGTCAGTCGCGATGAAGATGGGACGATCCAGAAGGTTCCCGTCCCGCTGAGGTACGCGTACGTGTTTGTGGCGGCGGCGGCGATCGGTATGTTTACGATCACGGGGATGGCCGGGTCGTACTCGCGGATGCTGATCAAGACGGCCCGTTTCAACCAGCTCCGGCACGATCAGGACACGCTGCGGAAGGACTATGCGAGCCTGGAGATCCAGGCGAAGCAGAAGGATGTGCAGGCTGCGTCGCTGGGTGCGCTGGCGACAGAGATCTCTTCTTTGTACGGGATGACGGCGAACAAGCTGACGGCGGTTCGGGGTGGCGGGGGCAAGATCAAGGATGTGGCGGCCAAGGCTCCGGCACCGGGGACTGCTCCGCTGAAGGATGCACCGGCAGCGATGACGTATGACGCTTACTACAAGTCGCTGGACTCGTTCTATGCGCTGAGGACGAATGCAATGAGCGGGGATACGGCCCGGTTTCTGACGGGACCGAGCGACGTCGGGCGGATTCGCAACCCACTGATGCCGGGGCATGATCTGTTTGAGGGCAATGCCCTGACCGCAGCGGCGTTTGCTCCTACGCTTTGGCCGGTGACGGGACCCATCACAAGCAGCTTCGGGGAACGGGAAGATCCGATCCTGGGCAATGGGGATGGCGAGTTCCACCCCGGTCTGGATATCTCCGGGCCGCTGGGGACTCCGATCCATGTGACGGCGGACGGGGTGGTGACGTCGGTGGACTGGGTGAATGGGTATGGGCGGCTAGTGGAGGTCGACCATGGACATGGGGTTAGAACGCGGTACGGGCATATGAGCGGGTTTGCCGTGACTGCGGGGCAGACCGTGTCGCGTGGAGATGTGATTGGCTACATCGGACACACGGGCCGGACGACGGGCAACCATGTGCACTACGAGGTCCGGATCAACGGGACGGCGGTGAATCCGCACAAGTATCTGCGGATGACGCTGGCTGAGTTTGGATCGGGAACTCCGGCGGGATTGTAG